From a single Ovis aries strain OAR_USU_Benz2616 breed Rambouillet chromosome Y, ARS-UI_Ramb_v3.0, whole genome shotgun sequence genomic region:
- the LOC106990378 gene encoding uncharacterized protein LOC106990378 isoform X1 — MSARVLQGNTVGRIHPPTYLSIHPSYILIHLCVCPSIHPSVISIHSSIISIHPSTHLSIYPSIVSTYPPVCLSIHPSVISIHSSIISIHPSTYLSIHPLYLLIHLCVCPSIHQSYQSTHPSYPSTHPSIISINPSIISIHPSYLSTHPSHLSIHTSISHIYPSIHQLYLSIHPSPLSIQACIIFSLSIYHISLSIIHQSYLSVYPSILHIYLSIHLSISDMSAYPSIHQSYLSIHHIYPPIHHIYPSIHLSVISIHLTIHPSYLSYLCLSAHLSIHVYYLPVNHLCITHLPINCRHLSLLLPLLSRFSRVRLCATPEMAAHQTLPSLGFSRQEHWSGLPCPSPMHECEK, encoded by the coding sequence ATGTCTGCCAGAGTTCTGCAGGGAAACACAGTCGGTAGGatccatccacccacctatctatctatccatccatcgtATATACTTATCCACCTGtgtgtctgtccatccatccatccatccgtcatatccatccattcatccatcatatccatccatccatccacccacctatctatctatccatccattgtATCTACTTATCCACCTGtgtgtctgtccatccatccgtcAGTcatatccatccattcatccatcatatccatccatccatccacctatctatctatccatccactgTATCTACTTATCCACCTGtgtgtctgtccatccatccatcagtcaTATcaatccacccatccatcatatccatccacccatccatccatcatatctatcaatccatccatcatatctatccatccatcatatctatccacccatccatcacaTCTATCTATCCATACATCCATCAGTCatatctacccatccatccatcagttatatctatccatccatccatcacctctATCCATCCAAGCATGCATTATATTCTCTCTATCCATCTATCATATCTctctatccatcatccatcaatcatatctgtctgtctatccatccatccttcatatttatctgtctatccatctatccatcagtGATATGTCTgcatatccatccatccatcagtcatatctatccatccatcatatctatccacccatccatcacatctatccatccatccatctgtcagtCATATCTATCCATCTAACCATCCATCCGTCATATCTGTCTTATCTCTGTCTGTCTGCCCACCTATCCATCCATGTCTACTATCTCCCTGTCAATCATCTATGTATCACCCATCTACCTATTAACTGTCGACATCTAtctctgctgctgccgctgctaagtcgcttcagtcgtgtccgactctgtgcgaccccagagatggcagcccaccagactctgccgtccctgggattctccaggcaagaacactggagtgggttgccatgtccttctccaatgcatgaatgtgaaaagtga
- the LOC106990378 gene encoding splicing factor 3A subunit 2-like isoform X2 has translation MPSVALPEAWSPSERHLCSRNSEESLDFMGGPCGYAENGSGVIQIGKRLSSHAASRTGILPHVSLRWTRVLCLPEFCRETQSVGSIHPPIYLSIHRIYLSTCVSVHPSIHPSYPSIHPSYPSIHPPTYLSIHPLYLLIHLCVCPSIRQSYPSIHPSYPSIHPPIYLSIHCIYLSTCVSVHPSISHINPPIHHIHPPIHPSYLSIHPSYLSIHHIYPPIHHIYLSIHPSVISTHPSISYIYPSIHHLYPSKHALYSLYPSIISLYPSSINHICLSIHPSFIFICLSIYPSVICLHIHPSISHIYPSIISIHPSITSIHPSICQSYLSI, from the exons ATGCCGTCTGTCGCCTTGCCGGAAGCGTGGAGCCCCAGTGAGCGTCATCTTTGTAGCAG AAACTCGGAGGAGTCCCTTGACTTTATGGGCGGCCCTTGTGGATACGCCGAAAATGGAAGTGGAGTGATCCAAATCGGCAAGAGACTAAGTTCGCACGCCGCCTCTAGAACCG GTATACTGCCTCATGTCAGCCTGCGGTGGACACGGGTGTTATGTCTGCCAGAGTTCTGCAGGGAAACACAGTCGGTAGGatccatccacccacctatctatctatccatccatcgtATATACTTATCCACCTGtgtgtctgtccatccatccatccatccgtcatatccatccattcatccatcatatccatccatccatccacccacctatctatctatccatccattgtATCTACTTATCCACCTGtgtgtctgtccatccatccgtcAGTcatatccatccattcatccatcatatccatccatccatccacctatctatctatccatccactgTATCTACTTATCCACCTGtgtgtctgtccatccatccatcagtcaTATcaatccacccatccatcatatccatccacccatccatccatcatatctatcaatccatccatcatatctatccatccatcatatctatccacccatccatcacaTCTATCTATCCATACATCCATCAGTCatatctacccatccatccatcagttatatctatccatccatccatcacctctATCCATCCAAGCATGCATTATATTCTCTCTATCCATCTATCATATCTctctatccatcatccatcaatcatatctgtctgtctatccatccatccttcatatttatctgtctatccatctatccatcagtGATATGTCTgcatatccatccatccatcagtcatatctatccatccatcatatctatccacccatccatcacatctatccatccatccatctgtcagtCATATCTATCCATCTAA